GGGGGAGTCAGAGCATCACAAATTGAAGGGAAAGTATTATTTTGTTAGTATgaatttaaaagtatttttcaaatCTATTCCCAGACCAGTTATAACCAATAATTGATTGTTAACACATCTAAGCAGTTGAGGAAATTCCTTCAAGTTTGCGTCCCTGGTATGGCTACAGGGTTAGCTACCAGCCATTTGCTAAATATATGGTCCTTTGAACATATAATAAACAgcaaaaatgactcaaacatATGTCATGTAAGATTTGAATTTATGGATTCATTTGTGTCTTTCTTAATTGCTCTCGATTGGCAATTATAGGCATGTATTACCCTTGAATGGAAACAATCCCCTAACTGCATCAGAAAATATTAACAACTTAGATTTATTTTTCGTCAAGTATTCAAACAATAAATCGTAAAAGCCATAGCAGGTTCCAATCCTAGGTTTTGGATTGTGTTCATGGGCAAGCTCTTCGGTTTACATCTGAGTCACAGATTGGCCTTTGAGTTGACAGTCTTATGTAGGTCAGTGGAGTTAACTCCATTTTCTTCCACTAGCACAGCTGGAATTATTCCGTAGGCCACAGACAGGAGAGAATGATTGGAGAGACATTTGGCGCCACTGCGTGACCTACCAATATCATTTAGGCATCTaaatgcacacccacacacgctcATACATGCACGCAGAATGCTCGCTAATGATGTTGAAAGAGGCCGGTGTGTATGTGGTATCATAACAATGTCACTTCCTGCAACATTAACACAGAACAGGGCTGGAGGATTGCTGATACTGCAGACTGAAccgaacagaacagaacagaacagagcagagcagggcaGAGAGAATGTACAACACTAATTAGACCTGGTACCTCAGCTCTGTGGGCGATTGGAAGCCTTTAACTTAACTCGACTTCAAACTGTGCTAAGTGTTTTTCCACAACTGACCATGGCTGAGATGCTGCAGAAGCTCTCAGATTGTAAAAGCCCACCTCCCCCCAGCCCGCTGCGCCCTAACTCAGGACAGATGTCAACAATTACATCTCCCCATCCCTCTGAATAGAACTGTACCCACAACTATCAATCCCCCCCTCCACTCCCACAAAAATTGCCTCTGTCTCTGCCCCGACCACAATACAAGCTCATGCATTTCTCATTAtttgctttttctctccctctcctgctttTGCCCCCTCAGCATTTCTCACTGTTTTCATTATCGTCATTATGGGCTGCTTCCTCTGACCCAGGGTCAAAGCCTCGCCCATATTCCTGCTGAACTGTTTGACTGTTATTCATAATGACGTTTAACAATCTGAtcgaataaaataaaaaatgtgatgagTAGCAGGAAAGATCCTTCCGTCTTGTGAGAATGCAGTATTTCTCATTCGCTCATAATTTAaacctttctttttctcctgcgCTCTAGATGTCTTTCCTTATCCCAACTTTCCTAGATTTATTTATCAGGTTATAAgccaattttaatttaattatttggtttattcatctattctgcatttatttatctggttttatttctcttttctggATTCATTCGTCTCATTGCTTGATTCTCGATTTATTTGTCTGGTTTATTTAGTATGTTTATCATCAGTCCAGGATTTAAATCTGACCTAATTCTTCAgttctgtatttatttgttgttgtttttttactttatccCCCAATTTTTGCATTAAACGACTTTATTCTGTCTGACTACACCCCTCATACCTGTCTTTTCTCCTCACCTCTGGCTTTATTCCTCACCTCTGGCTTTATTCCTCACCTCTGGATTGATTTGTCGCTCCGTCGCCCCCTGCGCGCTCAGCTCCCACACcactgccagcagcagcagccggacAAGCGATTTCAGCTCCGGTGCCATCACCTGACTCTCCAAAAAACAACGCTAAAAATTGACAGCTCTTCCTGTGACACTTCGCGCAAACTTCACTGTGCTGTTTGTCAGAACATtatatgtgaaagaaaaaaaacgtatCCCTCGAACGACTTTCCGGGCGAAACTGAGATCGACTATGCGCACAGCGCAAAAAGAGAGTTTccagaggacacacagaaaCTCGAGTTACTTATAACACGAGAGGTATTTGTCCAGTCTGTGCATTCTTCTCGCGTTTTGGTGAATTTTAACCAAGTTATCGGACGTTACTGGAAGCAGGAAGTCTGAAGGGGGGACCCTGGAGCTGCACCCTGTGCGTATTTTATGTCCAAGTTCTACTTTGCTCCAGATGCTGCAGCCGACTTTGTTGTCATGAAGCGGTCCTAACTCCTCGCCGTCCTCTCTTCCCTATCTTACAGTCGGCTTATTTTGatccccctctcctcttcccctctcttccAGCTGCAGACGTGGTAGTTTGATACTCCCTGGGGACCTTTAGCTGGAAAGCAGAGGGTTGTAAACCTCCCCCTCCTAATCTGCCCGCCCCTCCGACATGGAGGGCTGGAATCAACTTGGTGACCTTCACATCAGACTTTATACGGTTTGGTCTTACCCTTGAGCTGTGATTAAATGCCTAAATGCTCCCTGAAATACACAAAGCTGTTATTATTTACAGAGAAGAGAGCGCAAACACCGAGCTAAATGATACAATACAATGAGCTCACGTTTGACAAGTAGGAATTTAGGACAATTATCAGTACAGTCATCTGATCCCGTGCACACAAATCTGACTTCACCTTATCAATGAAACCATTTGTTAAGACACCGTTAGCCATTTTAAGAAAAAGGTTCTTCTTAAGCCCAGGGCAACAACTAAATATTGTTTAGCTCTTATTTTCATAGTGGTATACTgtttagatttttaaaatgGGGAGCTCATTATCAGTTTATTAATGGCTGTCCTTGTAGTAATGCATTTCCCACCAAACAGATTTACACCTCTGTCTCACACGGATTCTTCATGAGTGTTCAACAAGTATGCCCAAACGCACTGTCTCTCTGTGCAGCATGATGCTGTGTTTGAAAGGGGGGATTGCGCCCTCTAATGCACACAAGGCACATACATTTAAACATGCCATGAGGTATAACCTCCTAGTGTACATCCTACCTCACACTTGCGTTGGATGTTGTTGTCTCTCACGttgctttgttttcttcaagAGGAAAATCTTTCGTCCAATACCATATTAAAACAGTGATGTTTTGGTTTTCCAGATTATACCTGCAAGTGACTTCATGCAAAGTGGAGGAAGCATTCAGAATCTGTACTTAAGTaatgataaatgaataaactgacACCCAATTGTAGAAATACTCCTTGAAAAGCAAAAGTTACTACAGCACAGAATTGTGTGTTATATACTATTAAATATTATCTCATTAGATCATTACTTTTAAGCATCAACGCCAAAGCAGGTTTTACTGTAATTGGTGGAAGTGGAGCTGATTTTTAACTATTTTGTATAGGACGttaactaatgattattttctttatggATTGATCTGCTGATCATGTTTTTGAATAATCGATTGTTTGgggtatttttttattttcaaaatcatcaaaatgCCGGCACAATTAGCTAGAGCCCAGAGTGACATCTtcccagtgtttgttttgtccatgCAGTTGTCCCTTTtcacggcagacattttgacttgttaAAGCTGGAAAAGCAGAGCAGtgatatataatgataaaattGGCACCATTCTATTAAGTGTCCCAGCGAGTCATGTCAGTCAATTAACATGCAGAATACAAGAGCCTTAGAACAAGCTCACCTTAATAGAATGCATCCATTGTGAATGTTATAAATTGTACCTGTGCTTTACCTGCTTTGActagtcaaaatgtctgctgtgaaaaggggTCCATAGAAACAAACtcaaaattattaataaattaaCTTAGGtaaatacaatatttataagaaaaaaaagcaaatcctCACAGTTGAGAGGATGgaatgattaaatgttttgcCAAAAGGATtgaaaattatgttttcattgatCATCTGACAAATAGTTTTAGCTCTACATGTATATTGTAAACTCTTGGATAGTTTAATCTCTAACAAAAAACTTATCAGCTTTCCAGGGGTTTTGTCTGGAGGAATCTAGTAACTAGCAACTGCTGTGGattaaaaagtgcaatattttgAACAAAATTGCATTGGAgtggaaattaaaatgattaaaaaatcaattaCATTCTACCACTGCCACAGGTACCCTTTGATAATTGACATTTTGTGGTCGTTGGCATGCATCAGCTGCTGTGCTGGTAATGGCTAAGGAAAGACAGCAGGCCTCATCCattcctttttcattttcttggcCGATAGCAGACATCAGCAACTTGACTGTGAGGGATCATCAGCGCTGAAACCGGATACACAAGCATTCATACATGCTGTGTTTATAGAAAACAACAAGGCGGTATGCCCTCAAACATGACAGAGCGAGATTTTGGTTTCCGAATGATTTTTTAATATGGAGAGAGTGAAAGTACAGCTTACAACAAACAGACATAGACTTCTGATATATACAGTAACTTAAGAGTTTTAGTAACTGAAAAGGTGTCACAGATATTACGTACTTTTGGACCAAACAACAATCATAATATTCACAAAGTTGAAGTTCAAAGGTCACACACAGACCATGTCCTCACTGGGTTCACAAACACTGCAGATGTGCTTCTGGTTTGACAGGACAATATTGTGAAAAGTAAACCACAATGACATGAGTGAGTAGTTTATTTGTACCACAAGATCGGGGACAAAAGACTTAATATTCCCCACAGAAACACATTCAGTTGGTTGGCCTTGTTTGCTCTTGCAAAACAAAGGTATGTAAGCAAAACAACTTAGTAATTTCTCCATTTATATCAGTTCCTTCGGCAGGAAGGAATCTTTTATATCTGTAAAGATTGTAGGTCATGAAGCATTTGCAAATAGATTTGCTTTTGGTTTGCATGGGCCTCTTTCAGTACCAGTGGGATCAGATTTGGTACATGGCACAACACAACGAGTTCCAAAATGTtgacattacatttttgaaacTCAAATTTTATCGTAGTTCTCTGTGACTCACAAATTATCATCTAATAATATTAAATTTGTTCAAATTTTGTCAACTTTACTATCTGCAAATAgtagacaacaaaaaaacccactgatAATTATTGACCCAGATCTGATATGAAACATTGATACAACAGGAATACTCTTTTTTGTTAGAATATGCATCAAACTATTGACAATGTCAGCCAGACAAAAGTAAAGTGTCTCTTTTTTATCAAATCCATCAAAAACCAGGACTCACTTTGTTACGTCTTGATTATTTTCACCCTTATTTTTACAATAGCTTTCACTTTTTTGACACAAGACCAAGCTGGTTTGACTTAAAACTTTCACATACAAACATATTACTCCGACTATCATACTGACAGGCTACTTGAAATGTGTTAAGGAAGCAGTACTACGCAAATGCCCATACAGTTTCACCAAAAGGTAAACATTGattgacaaaaaaagaacactATCCAGCCAATTACGCTCACTCGAGTGATGACCCTTCAGTAGACTCTTCCCCTGCTTCATCAGGGGCTTTTGAATCCATCTGAGATCGACCAGGTGATTTTGCAGACAGGGCCGACTCATTCTCTCCTTGGCTGTCAGCAGTTGGATCATCAGTTGGCTCGTTACTAGTGTTGAGAAAGGCTTGGTACTGGTTCCAGAAGCCTGCTGAGCTCCTGGTGGCAGGAATGTTCAAGGAAGTCATAGATGTGGAAGAAGGAAGCTGGTCAGTGGAGGAACGACTACTCCGAGCTGGTGGACGTGTTGTTTTGGTTACCACACCATGGTGCTTCATGTGCCCCTAGGAACATAAAAGGTTAGTGTAAGGCAAACTATCAAACATTCCCCATATAATCCAGTGCAGAGTATGTTCCATGAGCAGTTATATCCGATGTATGACTGAAGTATGCAGCTTTTTGTTGTTATGGGTACACATGGACTAGTTTTTATGGGCTAGTAATCCAACCCAGTGTCAGTCTTCCTCAGGATCCATAATGAAGACGCATATTGTATTGAAATACTTTCCCATGGAAGACCGGACTCAGTACTAAAGCTACAAAATATCGTTTAAATCTTCTGAGAAAGATTTGTACTACAACAGTTATTATTTTTAGAatgatgttttatgtttatattaacAGTATATCCATTCATCTCATCCAGAAaggttatttttatatttaaaaaaatgttttcctcaccTTTAGTCCACTACGACTGGCATATTCTTTTCCACACTCAGCACAGCAATAGGTCTTCTTTTCAGGACGCGACATGGGAGATGGGAGGGTTGGGGCGAGGCTGATGGGGACAGAAGCTTCCAATTCATCACTTGGAGCCAATCCACTCATCTTAACACCTTCCACCCGGTCTTCCCTCCCATATGAACCAAAATGAAAGCTCTGACGTGTCTCCCTTACAAAAGTAGCAGCTCTGTGTGATGCACCCCTTACGTCAGCACCACTAGTGTCAGTGGACTCCAGAGTTGATGTCATTTTGGGGTCCTCGTCAGGCACAGTTGCTTGGTCTTGCTTTGGTGTTGCTGGTAGAGAGGACTGAATTTTGTCTTCGTCCATGGGTTCTGGCGACTGGGGCCTTGGTGAGACTGAGTCTGATTCCAAGGTTGGTGTTGCATTAACATCAAGTGCATCTTGACTCAGGACTGGGTTGGAAGAGGTATTGGGACAGGTATAAGCAAAGGGTGTACCAAGGGCAGGTGTGCTTTGTAAGTCCTCCAGGTTTGATCTGGAGCCAAGGAAGGCATCAGAAGTGTCTGATGCTCCATCCACTCCACAGTCCACTCCCATAGCATTAGATGACACTGTTGTTTTGGTGACAGTGGAGGAAATTGTTGAAGAGGTGGATTTAGGAAGATGGTCATCGACAGTGGCTAGTTGGTCAACTTCGTTGTCTCTGACAACTGGGGAAGCTTGGTCTGTCAGCTGGGATGCTGGCAAGGGGGCACTAACACAAAGGACTGGAGGGTCTACACTGCCTGGTGGTGGAGTTTGTGTGGTGGGATTTATGAATGGGTCAGGACTAAGGTCAGAGGGGGGGATGAGGTCTGGGCTGGAGGACCCAGACTTACCAGCATTTTTAGTGAACTCCGCTGTTTTCATAGAGACAGGGGCTGAGCCAGCTGCTGGAGTTTGAAATTGTGAGCTTGGGGCTGGACTCTTAGAGTGGCCTGCTTGGTCAGGCAGTGTTTCAATAGAGGCAGTATTTTGGTCAGTGGACTGGGATTGTGATTCTGACAATTGTTTGACATTAGATTCAGATGGCATCTCATGTGCAGAATCCTCTGTGCCTTCTGTGGGCAACTGTCCGCCAAGGTGCATTCGGATGTGGTGCTGGAGCACTAGGGCATTAGTGAACTTGCGCTGGCACAGTGGGCAAGAGTTCTGGACCCGTGCATTGGGTGGTCGGGCATGATGGGTGGCCAGATGTGATCGCAGGCTGCCTTTGGTAGAGAAGGATCTTCCACATATCTTGCATGGAAAAGGGCGTTCTCCAAGGTGTGTAGCCTGGTGCAGACGAAGTGCTCTGGGACAGCTTAGCACCCGTAGACACACCCCACACTGATTAGTTGTCAGGCTGCCAGCTGCGCCTGTGATGCCTAGTGATGGTAGCAAACCCCCTCCCATGGCCCTCGCTCCATTGGCACTCATGCCTAAGGCAGCAACCATCTCATGGGTGAAGTTTGAAACAGAAGTGGAGAGAAGGGTTGAAGAGGGTGGGGACGCCATTACATATGTGGTAGAAGTGCTGGCATTTGTGAGACGGCTGTTGGCTGGACTTGCTGAAGAGGTAGTGATATTGCCAGATAACATCTCCagcatggaggaggaagaagtccatggagaggaggagtgggGAGGTGCCTTCTCTAGCTTCTCCACCAGCCTCTGCAGCTTGGAGGTTTCAGATGTCGGAGTGGAGCTACCCATTGAGGAAGGCAAGGAGGATTGAGTGGAGGTGGGTGGACCTGGGACTTTaggaaaggaagagaaagggaaTGAAAGAGATTGGCTGGAAGAAGCAAGTTGGTGGGAGCCTGGATTAGAGGGAAGCGGGGTACGTAACAACCCCAAGGCTGGATGGTTGTAGAGGGATGAGTGTGCAGCAGAGGTAGAGGAAGAAGTGGAGGCAGAAGGGAACAGGAGTTTAGGTAGCTGGGCGAGCTGGGAGTAGGCAGCAGGAGAAAGCATTGGGGCATGAGGGGGGGTATTTTCATCAAAGTGCTGCTGTTTGGCACCCTTAAATAACTCTGTGATGGTAGAAGATGAAGACAATGAAGGGTTTGACAGTAAGGAGGTAGCCAGAGAAGAGGTGgaagctgaagaggaggaagatgaatgaGATGAGCTGGAGGTGatagaggctgcagcagctacAGCTGCAGCCCTAttgagctgcaggagagagtgGGAAATCAAAGCCAGATCCACACTAGGGGCCAGGGGTAGGATAGAAGGGGTAGATCCTCCAGAGCCCCCCAGAGAAAAGCCAGTGCTGGTGCCACTGACCTCCAAATTATCTCCACATGTCTCATCCTCCAGCCTGCTTTTTGGCTTCTTCTGTAACATATTCATGCCACTAGTACTGCCACCACTGCTCATGGTCTGTCCCATATCTGACCCTCCAGTGGCCCCTAATGCTACCCCAAACAAAGATGGTGGCAGGAGGGAAAGTGATAGCTCTGGGTTTTGCTCACGATGGCGTAGGAAGTGCACCTTGAGGTTGCCTCGTGTGGTGAAGCGGCTGAGACACACTGGACATTGGTATGGTCGTTCCCCTGTGTGTGAGCGTAAATGTATCTGTAGGGAAGAGTCACTGCTGAACATTTTTCCACAAAAGCGGCAAGCATGTTGGAGGCGACTAGTAGTGGTGGAACTGGATGCAGTGGAAGAGTCTGCTCCTCCGGAGACAGACTGCAAGTGTTGGGAGTTTGGGACCATGGATACTGTCGTGGAGAGGGATGAGTTTAGGAAGGATCGACCAGCATGCCCACCCAATGAAGTTGTATTTGGAGATTTCTCATGAAGATAACGGTTGGGCAGAGCTAATGACAGGGCAAGTGGATAGTTGGAGGAAGCCATCGAGatggcagcagaggaagaggttGAGGGAGCAGTGGATCTAGAACTCACTCTCATATAACCATGACCCCCTGCAGTCCCTCCGGTGCCTTCGATATGGGATTTGTGGGGCTGCAAGATTTGAGACAAGGAGCTGCTGGGCTTTGTGGGTTTGTTAGCTGCCTGAGATGGGAGCAGGGATGAGAAACATGCCAGGAGAGGAGCCACAGAGGTGGAAGGCTGAGGTGCAGTTGGCTGTGTAGTTGGACTGGCAGCCCTTTTGCTGCCTTCCAGGCAGAGCTGAGGCAGAGGAGCGAGGAGTGGTTGGGAAGGTGTATCTATGGTATAGGATGCTCCTCCAAGGCGTAGTACCTGTCGACAGATCTCCTCTGTTATCTGCATCTGGTGGATCTGCCTTTGCTGCAGCACCCGCAGCTCCTCCAGGATCAGCGCGATACTCAGTTGTGCCCTAGAGGGTGCAGCTGAGGCAGATGTCACTCCTGGGCTGGGAGTTGGAGTAACAGGACTTGGGGGGCCCTCAGGCACACGGCTGGGGCTTCCAGGGTGCGGTGGAGGACATAGGGAGGCAGAGgacgatgaggaggaagaagaggtggtggtggtggctgacAGCCCCAACTTGGGAGAAGCCATGTGTGCGCTTCGGGAAGGGTGGATGAGGGCACTTGTAGAAGACGTAGGATTGCAACCAGACAGTTGAAGAGTAGGTGGATGTTGAGTTTGGGAAGACAGAGAAGAGTAAGGGAAGTTAGGGGATAGGGAGGGTTGTGGGTCTTTGAGGGGCTGGTGTGACGGCTGGATcggtgaacaggaaaggggtGGACCCTCGGGTAGGGAGGGGGTTTGAGAGCCCTTTAGAGATGAAGGGAGTGTTAGGGGCAGTTCGGAGCTTTGAAGAGAGGAAGATGCAGAGCACAGGGGAGAATCCAGGGTAAATTGAAAGGATTGGGACTTCACTGCCAAGTTGTCATCTAGGGaaattgaaagaaagaaatctgaaTGTAATTTTATCataattacaaaacaaaataaacacaatttacaTAATGGTTTGCAATCTTTTATAAGATTAATAAAAATCAAATCCATATCTCAGGACACAGAAGAAAGAACTTACAAGGACAGCAGTGACAGTGACTAAGTTAGGTTTTAGGTGACTGCTTTAACTGAAGGAATTCAGGT
The sequence above is drawn from the Sparus aurata chromosome 21, fSpaAur1.1, whole genome shotgun sequence genome and encodes:
- the sall2 gene encoding sal-like protein 2, whose translation is MSRRKQKRPQQLMSLTLGACGILEHDDNLAVKSQSFQFTLDSPLCSASSSLQSSELPLTLPSSLKGSQTPSLPEGPPLSCSPIQPSHQPLKDPQPSLSPNFPYSSLSSQTQHPPTLQLSGCNPTSSTSALIHPSRSAHMASPKLGLSATTTTSSSSSSSSASLCPPPHPGSPSRVPEGPPSPVTPTPSPGVTSASAAPSRAQLSIALILEELRVLQQRQIHQMQITEEICRQVLRLGGASYTIDTPSQPLLAPLPQLCLEGSKRAASPTTQPTAPQPSTSVAPLLACFSSLLPSQAANKPTKPSSSLSQILQPHKSHIEGTGGTAGGHGYMRVSSRSTAPSTSSSAAISMASSNYPLALSLALPNRYLHEKSPNTTSLGGHAGRSFLNSSLSTTVSMVPNSQHLQSVSGGADSSTASSSTTTSRLQHACRFCGKMFSSDSSLQIHLRSHTGERPYQCPVCLSRFTTRGNLKVHFLRHREQNPELSLSLLPPSLFGVALGATGGSDMGQTMSSGGSTSGMNMLQKKPKSRLEDETCGDNLEVSGTSTGFSLGGSGGSTPSILPLAPSVDLALISHSLLQLNRAAAVAAAASITSSSSHSSSSSSASTSSLATSLLSNPSLSSSSTITELFKGAKQQHFDENTPPHAPMLSPAAYSQLAQLPKLLFPSASTSSSTSAAHSSLYNHPALGLLRTPLPSNPGSHQLASSSQSLSFPFSSFPKVPGPPTSTQSSLPSSMGSSTPTSETSKLQRLVEKLEKAPPHSSSPWTSSSSMLEMLSGNITTSSASPANSRLTNASTSTTYVMASPPSSTLLSTSVSNFTHEMVAALGMSANGARAMGGGLLPSLGITGAAGSLTTNQCGVCLRVLSCPRALRLHQATHLGERPFPCKICGRSFSTKGSLRSHLATHHARPPNARVQNSCPLCQRKFTNALVLQHHIRMHLGGQLPTEGTEDSAHEMPSESNVKQLSESQSQSTDQNTASIETLPDQAGHSKSPAPSSQFQTPAAGSAPVSMKTAEFTKNAGKSGSSSPDLIPPSDLSPDPFINPTTQTPPPGSVDPPVLCVSAPLPASQLTDQASPVVRDNEVDQLATVDDHLPKSTSSTISSTVTKTTVSSNAMGVDCGVDGASDTSDAFLGSRSNLEDLQSTPALGTPFAYTCPNTSSNPVLSQDALDVNATPTLESDSVSPRPQSPEPMDEDKIQSSLPATPKQDQATVPDEDPKMTSTLESTDTSGADVRGASHRAATFVRETRQSFHFGSYGREDRVEGVKMSGLAPSDELEASVPISLAPTLPSPMSRPEKKTYCCAECGKEYASRSGLKGHMKHHGVVTKTTRPPARSSRSSTDQLPSSTSMTSLNIPATRSSAGFWNQYQAFLNTSNEPTDDPTADSQGENESALSAKSPGRSQMDSKAPDEAGEESTEGSSLE